From the genome of Prunus persica cultivar Lovell chromosome G8, Prunus_persica_NCBIv2, whole genome shotgun sequence:
GAAGTCACATTTGAGGGTTATTCAACCCACTTTGGCACTGCAGAAGCTGCTCGCTGGTTTCTTAGTCACGAGATGGGAAATATAAGGAAGTGCTTGGAGAAATATGAGGTGGCgaatcttttctctctttcgtttctttgttcttcttgtgCAAAGGATTTTATGCTTTTTTTCCCCAACCAGAGTTTGTTGTCATTGTTGGTTGTAGTTGAGCCCAATTCATTAACAGGGATTTAAGTTTAGGCTGGTGGGTCATTCGCTTGGAGGTGCTACAGCTGCTCTACTAGCAATAATGCTCCGTAAAAAGTCAGCTAAGGAGCTGGGGTTCAACCCAGAGATTGTCTCTGCGGTGGGGTATGCAACGCCACCTTGTGTCTCCAAAGAACTTGCTGAAAGCTGCTCCAGTTATGTCACAACTGTTGTGATGCAGGTGGGAAGATACATTTGATTATTTACTAGTTAGAAGAAGCACTTCTATTCTAATTATATATACCCGTTGGCTGTTAAATTTATTtggtttatttgtatttttcccTTCTCAAATTGTTACATCATCTTTTTATGCAGGATGATATTATACCTAGGCTAAGTGTGGCATCTCTAACGAGGTTGAGGAGTGAAATTCTTCAAACCGATTGGTAAGTAAATTTGCCTCTTCAGAGGCTCGTGCTTGTGTCACTGTCACCTCTCTTTCAAGAAAGgttgagaaaaataagcaTACTAGTCGTTGTTGGAGGACCAAATTTCTTCATGTGCCAACTGATTAAGAAAGCAAATGTTGCACTAGTTATTGTGTAGCATTTAATTTCTAAGTTTCCAGAGTTCAAATACTCAGGATCTTGAACTTGCATATTGTGATTCATGCTGTGtggaaatttggaaatctATGGAATATTATGTGATTCTATAAGCATAAGACTTTCAATTCTTTTGCTGGAAAAGACTTTGCCTGAACACTTCTTTTTGGTCAGGTCTATGGTAAGCCTTTTCCACTtggaattaaaaaatttatgtacTTATTTTAGTTCATGTCTAAGGCTTTCCTCTTTCTTGGATTGTTGTGGAATAACAAAGGATTTGGGCATGAATAATTGTGGGCccaaattgaataaaaagttTAACTTAATTATGTTAATTTGAAGCATCATTCATCACCTCTTAGTATGAAAAAGTCACTTCTGTTGTGAGCATCAATTTTTGTGCACCAATGGCAATTTGATGTCAACTGCAAGGGCttatcaaaatatcaaaacttacacccttttttgtttctatgttttgttttgcaggatGAGTGTGGTTGAGAAGGAAGACTGGAGAAGTGTCATAGATTTGGTTACAAATGCAAAGCAGGTTGTGTCTTCGGTGCAAGATGTTGCTCGGAAACTCTCTGATTATGCAAAATTTGGGAGCAGTAAAAATGCTTCAGGTAATCCCACCTTGCTCTTTACCGAATGCGCCAATGCTATTGTCTTATCAATTGTCTAGACCTTGCTGCCTACCGACATTTATTTTGTGACAAacgtgatatatatatttatagggagctgattttcccacttctcttttgtccacttacactctcttttttgttatagtaaaaagtattagaaaaacaaaagggagtTGAAGTGACAAAAggggagtgggaaaatcactACCCTATTTTTACTGTCGTTGACCAATTTTAATCCTGTAAAAGTTGATGTGTGGATTTGATACTTAAAAATAATCTCAGGTTGCATTTTTCTCGCCttcaattttgtaattgttgGCTTACTGTGTTTCTGTATGTATGCATGATGCATTGGTGCATTTGTGAATGTATGTGCATGCTTTACAATGCATTGGAGGAGTAAGGGTGTGGATGCAATGGAAATTTCTCATTGTTATCAACTTCATGGTAGTTGGTGGGAAggttgtttctttttgttgggatCATGGAACTGTGGATTTTTGTTGTATCATCAATGCAGCCACGCTTGTGGTTTTGTCAAACCTCAACAGATGGGTTGTTATATGaaaggaaaattttgaattatacCTGTATTAGTCATTAATTTAAGCTTGACACCCGATGATCTTCCCTTCACCAAATTATCTTTTGCTGTCTGAACAGATGGTCCAGTCATAAAGAAAATGCCTATGGCTTCCAGGGTCCCTGTAAATGACAGAGAAGTAAGAGATAATGCTGTTGCTATTGAGAATGGAGCTGCCTGTAAAGTGCCTGAGGAGTTATTTGTACCCGGCACTGTTTACTACCTAAAGAGGAATGTGGATGCTCAAACAGGCGgcggcagcagcagcagcagcagcagcagggaGTATTTTACACTATGGAAGAGGCATCCAGGTGAACATTTTCAGAGGATTGTGCTCTCAAGCAACATAATAACAGACCACAGGTGTGTTAGCCATTACTATGCATTAAGAGATGTGCTCAAAGGTTTGCCCACCTCTGATGATGAAGGCAAACTTCATAATTGATCAAAACAAAGTGCTCTTATTTTCATCTGTAAAAATGTAACTAATGTTTTAGATTTACTGTAACCATCATAAATTTTGCAATGTTTAAGGGATTTATCAATTTTCATCGATCAATATTCCATCCAGTGTCATGCTACAAAATGTGCTGTACAAAGAATAGACAATGCCATTGGCTGCTTTCATTTCCTGCTGAACAGTTTTCTAAAGTTATAGCATTGCAATTTGCAGACTAGCTGGCATACCCTATATCTCTTTTTACTGGTGGGTTTTGCATTTCCTTATCTTCATTCCCCCACCATTACCTGCCATGAAAGGTATGCCTAGAACCTAAGCAAGACTTGGTTTGTATTATTAATAGCCACACCTAGGCTTCTAGGCATTTATAGGATCGTATCCAATGTCAAGCTGAAAAGCACATCTACCATCCTGAAGAAACCCAAAAGGGAGatagaaaacccaaaaagaataaaataagatgaaATTGTGGACGTTTGGCCAAAATTGTTGTCTCATTGTAACTTCTGCAATCATCCGAAAGCTAGTCAAACGTTATTGTGAAATCCACTTGCATCAACGTTTAACAAAGGATTGAAAGGTCGTGATAGAAAAGGATTCTACAGCATAGCAGATTACATTAAATAACTCAAGCCATGTTAATCTATGAATTAAGATGAGGTTCATAGAATCTATTAGCTTTCTCCTTGGTTGTCTTTGCCTGAGAATGGCTTTCTTAGCTGTATTTGAAAAGAAAGTCATGGTCTATTTCCACTTCACCATATACTTtaccaaataaaaacaaaaccttcTCCATCACCAAGCTATCATTGATTAACCCTCAATGAAGTTACATCCCAATTTGTCCTCATTGCTCTTACTAGAAGACCATATGAATCCAATCCACATCACCCCTTATATTATGGTTTGGACTTTGAACAATTGCCCTCTATTCAAACTacaagaaatttttatttttatttttttatataaacatAGAGCTGTAACCAAACTAAGGCATGTAAGATGGGCAAAAAGACAAAGATGATGTAATGTAATTTGCTGTTTGCCTGCAACCTCTTGAAAATGAAGCATTCTACTTATGTCTTTCATGTCGTCAGGTTAATAAGAAGTTGATGTTTGAACTTCTGCAGTACAGGAAAAGAAATTTCTGATTGCATGCTTAATTTACTTTTAATTaaacatttgatttttttattataatttcattATCTTCTTATGTTTGGAATGGAGCACAATCATGTTACATATATTTGGGGAACGTACGTGACATACTGACATGAGCTGAAGttgttgacccaaaaaaaagaaaaaaaagaaaagacatgaGCTCAAGTTCTGTTACTGTCTTCTAGATTACTGAGGAAGAAATTGGAAACAAAGAACTTAAGCAATCATCCACACACACGTGCACTGGCCCCATCTGCTACCTTGGTGTCGGATTGACTGGTCAATAGGACACTTGTCAGCATCAGTTTTTTCACATCCTACAtgatcaaaaaataaaagaactgaCATGTAACGGGAATGTCATTGTGGCGGTATCTCAAGTCAATCACTCATTGCCATATCGGAAAGTTAAAAATACATGTCAATAAGTGATTGATTTGGGATAGCAGAACAGTGGTCTCCCTAGTATAGGCAAGTGAACCAAcagataaaaaacaaaagaaaaaagaagacgaagaaaTGTGCATAATTACCAACTAATTAATCCTTGATATCAAAGTATATTGAGAAGAAATAGGGAttagggaaaacaaaaccacaaAGTCCTCCTCAAGGCCTCCTTAGAGAAAATGAGATAGTGGTAcccaaaaccacaaagttttgtGGCTTTATTAGAAGACTTACATATTGCTCAAAGTTTCTTGCTTCCTcctaattgaaaagaaaaactctaATGAATTAAAAATACCTTTGAAGTGCAAAAGGGGTTTCATCTAAGAGCATATCCTATCAAAGCCCAAATAAATTAACTTAGACAGAAGAGTTTATGAATGTTATTAGTGGGACAGCTCCATTATTTAATAACCCCATTAATTagcatatattttttaagtgGCCAACAATTACACATGGCTCCGGAGCCAGTCTGGTTTAGGCTCAAACCCCAGTTGATACGTTCAACTGTGTAGATTCCAACTTGCAATTTATAAATAACCCCTTTTACATAATTGTTTATACCGAATAATTCCTTATTTTCGATCTCTTTTGGAACTTAGTCCGAAACCCTTTCAGTTTCATCCACCCTAGAGTGCTGCACAAAATGGTTACTTTAGGTTTAAACCCATCTTTTCCATATGATGAAAGGATTAGCTTAATTACTTTATAATTAGTATACTAGATTAGTTGGGATGTGGGGCCTCCCCATTGTGCAAAGTCCTAATTAAGATGAGCTAATGAGACATTAGCACAGTACTAATTTCCTCGACAAGCCGTGACCTGAAAAACTAGAAAGGCAATATTGTCCCTCTTCCTCTCACCTCCTGATGAAGTGTTGTATTCCAGTGTCACTATCTTTTGTTTCATTCATTTCAAGAATATATGCTTCTTTTCTGTAGCTTTAGTGGCTCCTTTAAACTTCGATTATCTGTACTTAAATGAGAATTATTAACCCCATATGTACAATCttcatttttataatccggatTCACAGTGATCCTCCATTAATGGACCCTTGTGGGTCTGGTCTATGCAACTTTGCATTGTTTATTGAATGATCTGTCGGTTGCTTTCctatttaaaaactcaaacatATCTTGCCTGCTTCCATCATTTACACTAAGTGGAGTTCGATAGCCTTAAGAACAGATCAAGGGTTACAAATGTTCACctctttttattgttattcATCTTTGTCAGCTTTAGTATCTATATGTAGTTGACAGATTGAGTTGTCACACTCACACATACCTGAATCATTAATGAAAAGACCAATGTTCTCTTTCTCAAATGTTATCTTCATATGTATTGTAACATGTGGATTAGTGAAACCACGTGACAGTGTTAGGATGATTTAAGAACTTTTCGATGTTCTATGTAGTCAAATTGTCAATTAGGAAGGACTATACATTTACAAATTACATACTGGTCTTAATTAACAATTTATCAAAAGTTGTCAGACTAACATTATCCAATAGCGATAACTATATAAAAAGTAACTCTGTTTACACCATATTTTTAGATTGACTGTTTTAGTAAAGTCCTTATCATTGTTCTGGAGTAACATGCCTGGATGATCAGGTTCATGTACCATCTGTATACGGAGAAAGATGAAATAGTGTGATGCTTCATCAATTGTTCAATGGCATCCCACACACCCATTGCCAGCTTTTCTATTTCATGTatgtaataatattttatgcaATTTAGCCTGTCACTGACTCAATCATGCACGTTATAtgtcttaattttgtttcataaaaaaataaataatgactTCGTATATACACATCTTATTTGGCCTATAATAAATGCCGACGTCCCAATAAGGAGGAAAGTAGGGAGGTGTAGTAGAAAATACATGATGTTCCCATGGTAATAACGTTAGAACGTCCGCATAGGAGAAAATCTGTATATGTTTTGTTGAATTAAGAAAACCCTGGAGGAATATGCATTCAGACAGAGTTGCTCTGGTTTCAACATTACCTCCTTCTCTCACTCCAGTATAATCACCAGTTACCGCTTATTTTAGCAGCAAATTAGCTAAAGCAAGAGCACATTTATATTGGAATTAATACATCCAGAACATaagcaacaaagaaaaattacaatGGACCCAAATATCAAAGGAAATAATGGAGATATGGGTTTGGTTTGTGATATCTGATAGGCTCTTTTGTCTTTTAAGGAATCTCATTTGTGAGCATGAATATTTAGTAGACTATTGGAAAAGAAAGACTAGTAGTGAAACCCTGTAGCCCATAAAGGGAACCTATTCTAATTAAGTATTCATTGTAATATGATTAACTCTGCCCCCACACTCTAACTCTAGGCCTGGCAATATTTATAAGCCTGGAGTGATGCTATGCACATAGCACAGATAAAACCATATATTAATTTCAAAGCCATAAACCACTCCAAATTAAACTCTTAAACATCAATATGACAGGTTCTGGTTCTCCTTGTGGAGCTTGCAAGTTcttgagaagaaaatgtattaGAGGTTGCATTTTTGCACCTTATTTCTGCCATGAACAGGGTGCCACTCATTTCGCCGCGATCCACAAGGTTTTTGGGGCAAGCAACGTGTCGAAATTGCTTGCTCAACTTCCGGTGAGCGATCGATGCAGAGCTGCACTCACAATTTCATATGAAGCTCAAGCCAGGGTTCAAGACCCTATTTATGGCTGTGTTTCCCATATTTTTGCTCTCCAGCAGCAGGTTGTAATTAATCCTAGTTAATCATTGAAATATTTAACATTCCCTAATTAACTTTTATTTCGTTAATCTCAACAGATAATGATTAACTCATAAATTTAACTGCTTTGCAGGTTATTAGTTTACAAGCACAACTAGCTTCTGTCAAGGAACAAGCAGCTAAAGGCTTTTCCAATGCGAACCCAATTGAGAAGTACAATATGAATGTGCAGAGTTGGCCTCAGTCGGAAAGTTCAAACATATTGATGCCACAAAGTATGAACCTCAACAACATTAATGATTCAATGCTGCCATTTTACTCCGAAAACAAGAATTCGAATTCTTTTGAGGGTGACCGAAATTTCATGATTCCGGAAGTACTAAATGACATGTACGGCAGCTATGGAGATGGAGAGGCTTCTAATTCAATGTCCTCACTAGACATGCAGATGAGCAATATGCAATGGGGTTTCGATCAAGATCAGGATTGAAAGAGGGATTTTGCcagttttgaatttaattgctcatgctAACTAGGAACCCTAGGAGTGTTTATAAACTACACTCACAAATAATGTCAAAGGCCACCCGCAGtagggtttttatttcttcttattttttcacACCAGAAATGTGATAGCCAGTAATATATATGTAAGCCTCAAGAGATGTCTTCAGATGTTTTCGGGGCgctaatgaagaagaaggcatTTTTCGAATGACAAATAGCCAAAACCATTTTCTCTAGTTTTCTTTTAACTTcagaaattaataattaatggaAAGACATATACTttagtttctctctttgttgcTTTCTTATGCCAGCCCATCTCCATCTGCTTTTGTGTTGTAACTATTCAGGTAATGAGATCATGCCAGATAATAAAACCAGACTTTGGAAGTGAAATTCAACAAGTTAGTACTCAGTCAAGTCCATATCGAAGGTCTTGCCTTGTCTTAATTCAAGTTTGTCAATGAAGGAGATAATAACGAAACGTGAGCCTTTCGCTTTAATCAATAATCAATGATCGAGCTCCCCCACCATGATCTTAATCACCTTCAAAAGGTGTCTAAGCAAAATTAGGCTGAATTGAGTGCAATGTAACACCTAGGCAGCCCTAGGCGTTTAGTAGCATCCAAGGTTAATCACAAGATTCACAACACCACACATCCGATAATCATAAGCATGATATGGTAGctatttttgttataaaagtTTTAGAAGGAAGCGACCACcaatacacatatatacacaagCACACTTACAATACGGGGTAGTGTGTGTGTTTTGAGGAAAGTCCAAGTCTTCCACAATTTAGATTTGGACGTCGTTATAGGTTATGGTATCTTAGCATGCAATTCATGTGTCAACCATGCTCCTACCTTACCTTCAAATAAGTAGTACTTCTTAAAGCGTCATAAAGGAGAGCATCGATGGAATCactggttgtatatatattcacGAGTTTTATCTCCTTATCACGGGTGACTAAGTTACGTAACGTGTGCGATGAACTTATGAGTGT
Proteins encoded in this window:
- the LOC18767789 gene encoding uncharacterized protein LOC18767789, which translates into the protein MEMAKNYSKNLFNHLYFMQRFLKKEQLYQRFIYNYVDRFQSLRSKVGKVEPEALKETKTAAPPQAPLRPKHDAISNYSSDDDDLIDSKWKGLELAWLPRALEPALQLCRWALPSSTGNGVREKPPPSTRSVSEIIASIQRSKTGIQDWSLSDLTIGLFLIYLRQASVNPFEDVNGVQVSSDSMVRDLIYHSELAKGSYKDTTAALARNTMLRESNVLKFVKNSSVMRPGYYIGIDPRKKLVILGIRGTHTVYDLITDVVSSSDGEVTFEGYSTHFGTAEAARWFLSHEMGNIRKCLEKYEGFKFRLVGHSLGGATAALLAIMLRKKSAKELGFNPEIVSAVGYATPPCVSKELAESCSSYVTTVVMQDDIIPRLSVASLTRLRSEILQTDWMSVVEKEDWRSVIDLVTNAKQVVSSVQDVARKLSDYAKFGSSKNASDGPVIKKMPMASRVPVNDREVRDNAVAIENGAACKVPEELFVPGTVYYLKRNVDAQTGGGSSSSSSSREYFTLWKRHPGEHFQRIVLSSNIITDHRCVSHYYALRDVLKGLPTSDDEGKLHN
- the LOC18767614 gene encoding LOB domain-containing protein 29 yields the protein MTGSGSPCGACKFLRRKCIRGCIFAPYFCHEQGATHFAAIHKVFGASNVSKLLAQLPVSDRCRAALTISYEAQARVQDPIYGCVSHIFALQQQVISLQAQLASVKEQAAKGFSNANPIEKYNMNVQSWPQSESSNILMPQSMNLNNINDSMLPFYSENKNSNSFEGDRNFMIPEVLNDMYGSYGDGEASNSMSSLDMQMSNMQWGFDQDQD